ACAGCGGGGAGCACGGCGGGAGCCGTGGACTCGGACCGTCAGACCGCCAGGCTCTTGCGGCCCTTGCGGCGGCGGCTGGACAGGATCGAGCGGCCGGCGCGGGTCCGCATGCGCAGACGGAAGCCGTGCACCTTGTGACGGCGACGGTTGTTCGGCTGGTAGGTACGCTTGCTCACGGCTATTTCTCCGAAGGTTTCGAGGGATGTCCACTCCACAGCGCGGTCGATGCTTGGCCCAGAATCAGACACTTTCGGCCGGCACCGCCCGCCCA
This sequence is a window from Nocardioides sp. S5. Protein-coding genes within it:
- the rpmH gene encoding 50S ribosomal protein L34, encoding MSKRTYQPNNRRRHKVHGFRLRMRTRAGRSILSSRRRKGRKSLAV